From Cryptococcus neoformans var. neoformans B-3501A chromosome 6, whole genome shotgun sequence, the proteins below share one genomic window:
- a CDS encoding hypothetical protein (HMMPfam hit to DUF1365, Protein of unknown function (DUF1365), score: -54.2, E(): 9e-08), with protein sequence MSSFLSLPLLFPLGLSAFTVHLLVSTLGPRPKSQRDALPSYLVPSIATHGRLLPASSRNAFSYPCLHLAVDIDSLASGCLDLPFRVFKYGGSPFGKILGLRAERYLTKGSETYREKLEKLLGKHGIAKERMGKVWLTTMPSLLGYEGDNPLTTWYIYENVTEGKEGKLLAIVLEVHSAFDESHSYTLTPDSPLRHEPAKGYDFGFTIPRSFHVSPFNSRDGYYRVDIINPFPVGHTKIPGFVPSFKIFLRVLSTDKKIKFMASSISGPSAPLRLERGMKSVADVLWALTKWPGTLFLVRARTNWQAYVLHYRKNLALYPRPEPINSFSAGLFNQAEKDEHGVGVPLQRAPITSTEKRAQEVVCKWAARRAEEVRVRLEIEFEDDRDKVQLGPQGKETLSIKTADSDFFNDLLITPSPQHFLILAHERYTAISNPSLFEEFFSAPIASQADWVSSCTNAIRRRYFVHLYSYSHLPPPPSIPPITGEFSHFSDSTFLSFRDRLKVLRVVFWTWYGHNELEWIFGFLRGAFVPGQEGWTVWDRAMRRSWGEDVDAGEVLGTVRL encoded by the exons ATGTCTTCCTTCCTATCGCtgcctctcctcttcccgctTGGGCTTTCAGCCTTTACGGTCCATCTTCTAGTCTCCACTCTCGGCCCCAGACCAAAGTCTCAGCGTGATGCCCTCCCATCATATCTCGTCCCGTCAATTGCAACGCACGGCCGGCTTTTACCTGCTTCATCACGCAATGCCTTTAGCTACCCTTGTCTCCATCTTGCTGTCGATATCGACTCTCTTGCCAGTGGGTGTCTCGACTTGCCTTTCCGAGTCTTCAAATATGGTGGGAGCCCTTTTGGCAAAATATTGGGCTTGAGAGCAGAGAGATACCTCACAAAGGGTAGTGAGACATATCGTGAAAAGCTCGAGAAATTATTGGGCAAGCATGGCATagcaaaagaaagaatgggaaaggTCTGGTTGACAACAATGCCTAGTCTGCTCGGATATGAAGGAGATAACCCTTTGACTACGTGGTACATCTATGAGAATGTTAcagagggaaaggaaggaaaactCTTGGCTATTGTACTGGAAGTACACAGTGCGTTTGACGAATC TCATTCTTACACCCTCACACCAGACTCACCGTTGAGACATGAGCCAGCCAAGGG TTACGACTTTGGCTTCACTATTCCCCGATCATTCCACGTTTCCCCGTTCAACTCGCGAGATGGTTATTACCGAGTTGACATCATTAACCCCTTCCCTGTTGGGCACACTAAAATCCCAGGCTTTGTGCCCAGCTTCAAAATCTTCTTGAGAGTGCTTTCGACCGACAAGAAGATCAAATTCATGGCTAGCTCGATCTCTGGACCGTCAGCGCCTCTTAGGCTTGAACGAGGGATGAAATCGGTTGCTGATGTTTTGTGGGCGCTGACAAAATGGCCGGGTACATTGTTCCTAGTGAGGGCCAGGACCAATTGGCAGGCTTACGTCCTCCATTACCGAAAGAACCTTGCGCTTTATCCTAGACCCGAACCGATCAACTCTTTCTCGGCTGGTCTGTTCAATCAGgctgagaaagatgagCACGGGGTGGGTGTGCCTCTCCAGAGAGCCCCAATAACGTCTACAGAAAAGAGGGCACAAGAGGTAGTCTGCAAGTGGGCGGCACGACGGGCTGAAGAAGTGAGAGTAAGGCTGGAAATTGAATTTGAGGATGATAGAGATAAGGTGCAGTTAGGGCCCcagggaaaagaaacgTTGAGTATCAAAACGGCCGACTCGGACTTCTTCAACGACTTGTTGATAACACCATCGCCCCAGCATTTCCTGATTCTTGCTCACGAGCGCTATACAGCCATCTCCAATCCATCACTATTCGAAGAATTTTTCTCAGCGCCCATTGCCTCACAAGCCGACTGGGTTTCGAGCTGCACCAACGCCATCCGCCGTCGATACTTTGTCCACCTTTACTCGTATTCccacctccctcctcctccatctaTCCCTCCTATAACAGGCGAATTTTCCCACTTTAGCGACAGcactttcctttctttccgGGACAGACTCAAGGTGCTGCGGGTGGTGTTCTGGACATGGTATGGACATAATGAGCTAGAATGGATATTTGGGTTCCTGAGAGGGGCGTTTGTACCGGGCCAGGAGGGCTGGACGGTATGGGACCGGGCGATGAGACGCTCGTGGGGAGAGGACGTGGATGCAGGAGAGGTGCTGGGAACTGTGCGGCTATAG
- a CDS encoding 40S ribosomal protein S10 (Match to ESTs gb|CF191846.1|CF191846, gb|CF189230.1|CF189230, gb|CF188714.1|CF188714; HMMPfam hit to S10_plectin, Plectin/S10 domain, score: 229.8, E(): 4.7e-66) — protein MIISKQNRRAIYEYLFKEGVLVAPKDFNRPSHPDLPTVRNLEVIKAMQSLNSKGYVKTQFSWQWYYYTLTEEGLAYLREFLHLPSEIVPQTHMKPVARQTGRPSGQREGAYRAPRGDREYRRRDDGEKEGGEYRPRFGGVARGAPAS, from the exons ATGATCATTTCCAAGCAGAACCGCAGGGCC ATCTACGAGTACCTCTTCAAGGAGGGTGTTCTCGTTGCCCCCAAGGACTTCAACCGCCCCTCTCACCCTGACCTCCCCACTGTCCGAAACCTCGAGGTTATCAAGGCTATGCAGTCCCTCAACTCCAAGGGCTACGTCAAGACTCAATTCTCTTGGCAGTGGTACTACTACACCCTCACCGAGGAGGGTCTTGCCTACCTCCGAGagttcctccacctcccctCTGAGATTGTTCCTCAGACCCACATGAAGCCCGTTGCCCGACAGACAGGCAGGCCTTCTGGCCAGCGTGAGGGTGCCTACAGGGCCCCCAGGGGTGACCGAGAGTacaggaggagggacgacggtgagaaggagggtggCGAGTACCGACCC CGATTCGGCGGTGTTGCCCGAGGTGCCCCCGCTTCTTAA